The sequence TAAAACTGAAAAAGGATTCCAAATAAATAAGCCAAAATAAATTGCACGGTATAATGTGTAAATAGAGTAGAACCTGCGATTGTTAAACCAGTAATGGCAACAAAGGGAACACCTACTGCGTCTCCCAGTGTACATCCTGAAGAGCAGTGACTGGTTGACATAAACACTTTCGCTGCCTGGCCGCGCTTGTCCTCGATATCAAGATTCTTCGCTTTTAACCGGCCCCATTTATAATAACTCCAAATGGCAAATGGCCCAAAGAACCAGCCGTTTATCGGCCAAACGACATTCATGATTGTCATCATTTGAGGGTGCCGAATAATATCAATCAGTATAATAATTGAACTAGCGATGCCTATACTAAGTGCTATCCAAGAAATAATCGTAAGCATGCCTTCACCTCATTCTTTTTTTACTACTATATTTATTTCCCGATGCTATTTTACTAAAACATGCTGAAGGAATGTCAGCCTGTCTTAGTAAATAAATTGATGATTTTTTTCATATAATAGAGCTTTGCAGTTATTTTTTGCTATAATGACCTTTGTAGCTATGAAAAAAGAAAGAAGTGAATAAGGTGTTTGCAAACATAAAAACCTTCTTTAACAAATTGGGAAACTTATCCGGTATCCAGCTGATTGTCTTGTTTTATTTATTTGCGGCAGTCTTTTCTACAGTTCTGTTGCGTATGCCTTTTTTACATCAGGATGGTATGCAGGTAACATGGCTGGATAGTTTTTTTACAGCAGTCAGTGCGATTAGTGTAACGGGTTTAACGGTTTTTTCTACAGCTGATACTTTTAATTATGCAGGGTATATTGCCTTGGCGTTTGTCCTTCAATTCGGTGGGATTGGCATCATGACATTAGGGACTTTTGTGTACATACTTCTTGGAAAAAAAGTAGGTTTTCGCGCAAGACAATTAATCCAGATTGACCAGAATCGAAGTACGTTGGCTGGGCTGGTAAAGTTAATGGTCCGGATATTGCGGACGATCCTATTTATTGAATTTATTGGTGGACTTGTACTTGCAATCTATTTCTTAAGTTACTTTGATTCATGGCAAGAAGCTTTTATGCAAGGATTCTTTGCATCGATTAGTGCTACGACTAATGCAGGATTTGATATTACTGGTGCATCGTTAATCCCGTTTGCAAATGACTATTATGTGCAATTTATTAATATGATTTTATTAATTTTGGGTGCCATTGGTTTTCCTGTATTACTCGAAGTACAGGAAGTATTATGGGGCAGATACAAAAATCTGGAGTGGAAATATCATTTTTCCCTGTATACGAAAATAACGACGATTACTTTTTTTATTTTGATTGTGGCAGGGGCAATCGGTATTTACATGTTTGAAGCACAACATTTTTTACAAGGGAAGTCTTGGCATGAGTCATTGTTCTACAGTCTCTTCCAATCGGTGACAACGCGTAATGGTGGTTTAGCGACAATGGATGTGTCGGAATTCAGTACACCGACTTTACTCCTGTTATGCGCGCTTATGTTCATTGGGGCGTCACCTAGCAGTGTTGGCGGCGGTATCAGGACAACGACATTTGCGATCATGATGCTGGCGATTTTTCATTATGCAAAAGGGCATGAGACGATTAAGGTATTTAAGCGGGAAGTTGATCCAGAGGATGTGTCACGATCGTTTATCGTTGCTGTTACGGCATTCATGCTTTGTGGTGGGGCTATTACTTTGTTGATTTGGATCGAACCTCTAAACAATATGGCGTTAGTATTTGAGGCATTCTCAGCATTTGGAACAACAGGCCTGTCGCTTGGCATAACCGCTGACTTATCTATCGCTGGAAAACTGATTATTATTGCCTTAATGTTCATCGGTCGCATCGGTATTTTTTCATTCCTTTTCCTTGTTAGGGGACATGATGTGAAAGATCGTTATCATTATCCAAAAGAAAAGATGATAATCGGTTAGAATTATGGTAAACTATCCTCTAGTTTCGAAAAGGCTAAGGAGTAAAAAAGAATGGAAATTATAGATGCTATTAAAAAGAAAACCAAACAATGGTCCGCCATTCATCATATTGTAACGTATTACTTATTAGCGGTAGTTATTTCAACAATCATTGTGAGCTTACCTTTTTTTCATAATCCAGGGGTAGAGCTTCCTTTTATTGATGCAATGTTTACTGCTGTTACTTCAATAAGTGTTACGGGGCTCACGGCTGTTTCCATTCCAGATACCTTTAACCCGGCTGGTCAGATTGCTATAGCTGTCATACTGCACCTGGGTGGAATTGGTATTATGACAATGGGAACATTTATCTGGGTGATATTAGGTAGGAAAATTGGTCTTAGAAGCCGAAAGATGATCATGGTTGATCAGAATAGTAAGACGCTTGCAGGACTTGTAAAGCTGTTATTAGCCATCTTTAAATTAATCTTATTAATTGAAGTGGTTGGTGCGGCCATCTTGTCGATTCATTTTCTCAGTTATTTTGATGGTGTTGGAGAAGCGATCAGGCATGGTATTTTTGCATCTGTAAGTGCTACGACTAATGGTGGGCTTGATATTACAGGGGCTTCCTTGATTCCGTATGCGGATGATTATTTTGTGCAATTTATTAATATGATTTTAATTATTCTCGGTGCCATTGGCTTTCCGGTACTGGTTGAAGTACAGGAAGTGTTAAAGGGCCGTTCAAAAGCGTTAAACGACAGACATAAATTTTCGCTGTTTACCAAAATTACTACAGTGACGTTCTTTTGGCTCGTTGTCATTGGAGCGGTTAGCATTTATTTGTTGGAACGGAATGCCTTCTTTGCGGACAAATCATGGCATGAAACCTTGTTCTACAGTCTATTCCAATCAGTGACGAGTCGAAGTGGAGGGTTAGCAACCATGGATGTTACCCAATTCTCGACAGAGACCTTGTTTTTTATGAGTGTGTTGATGTTTATTGGTGCCTCGCCAAGCAGTGTTGGTGGCGGTATTCGAACGACTACCTTCGCGATAATGCTGTTGACGATTTGGAATTATGCGAAAGGAAATTCCAGTATTAAAGTATTTGATCGCGAAATTCACCAGGAAGATATGTTGCGTTCTTTCATCGTTATTGCGACGTCCTTAATGTTATGTGCCGGATCGGTTGTGCTATTAAACAAAACCGAGCCATTTTCTTTAATGGAGATCATTTTTGAAGTTGCATCTGCCTTCGGTACAACAGGTCTTTCGATGGGAATTACACCAGACTTGTCGATCTTCGGCAAATGTCTGATCATGTGTCTAATGTTTATCGGAAGAATCGGGATTTTCACATTCCTGTTCATTATCCGCGGAGACGATACAAAAGACAGATTCCATTATCCAACCGAACGAATTATTATCGGCTAACCTCAAGCAGCAAATGCTTGAGGTTTTTCTGTTATGCGGATTGTGTTAGCGTTGTGACCACTTTGATATATTATGTGCTAGGAGACCTTCCACCAACTACGTCCTATGGGAACGCCTTCAGATAGGCTGCTAGTTGAGTAACTTCTCTGATGCCTTGCACTGAGGAAGTCTACTTCGAAGCGATACTTGTAGACACAGGTGCAGACGTAGTGGATCTTCAGCACCTTCCTGTTCTGCGGGTGGCCTACGCTGATGTATGGCTCCACAATTCATGCGACAGCTAGGAGATGGAGCACTATCTGCGAGATTTACATCTTAATTTGATGAAATAGATGACTGCTTTTTGCTGTTCCATGCGTTGTAGCACTTCCCTCAAGCGTAGGAAATAGGCGGAGACTCCCGTGGAATCAGCGCGAGCTG is a genomic window of Gracilibacillus salinarum containing:
- a CDS encoding DUF4396 domain-containing protein, with the translated sequence MLTIISWIALSIGIASSIIILIDIIRHPQMMTIMNVVWPINGWFFGPFAIWSYYKWGRLKAKNLDIEDKRGQAAKVFMSTSHCSSGCTLGDAVGVPFVAITGLTIAGSTLFTHYTVQFILAYLFGILFQFYAIYPMHKDKGVSHAIKTAIKADSFSLIAFEIGMFGWMAIVHFLLFTQPPEPTTATYWFMMQIAMILGFLTSYPANWLLVKKGLKEAM
- a CDS encoding TrkH family potassium uptake protein, which encodes MFANIKTFFNKLGNLSGIQLIVLFYLFAAVFSTVLLRMPFLHQDGMQVTWLDSFFTAVSAISVTGLTVFSTADTFNYAGYIALAFVLQFGGIGIMTLGTFVYILLGKKVGFRARQLIQIDQNRSTLAGLVKLMVRILRTILFIEFIGGLVLAIYFLSYFDSWQEAFMQGFFASISATTNAGFDITGASLIPFANDYYVQFINMILLILGAIGFPVLLEVQEVLWGRYKNLEWKYHFSLYTKITTITFFILIVAGAIGIYMFEAQHFLQGKSWHESLFYSLFQSVTTRNGGLATMDVSEFSTPTLLLLCALMFIGASPSSVGGGIRTTTFAIMMLAIFHYAKGHETIKVFKREVDPEDVSRSFIVAVTAFMLCGGAITLLIWIEPLNNMALVFEAFSAFGTTGLSLGITADLSIAGKLIIIALMFIGRIGIFSFLFLVRGHDVKDRYHYPKEKMIIG
- a CDS encoding TrkH family potassium uptake protein, whose product is MEIIDAIKKKTKQWSAIHHIVTYYLLAVVISTIIVSLPFFHNPGVELPFIDAMFTAVTSISVTGLTAVSIPDTFNPAGQIAIAVILHLGGIGIMTMGTFIWVILGRKIGLRSRKMIMVDQNSKTLAGLVKLLLAIFKLILLIEVVGAAILSIHFLSYFDGVGEAIRHGIFASVSATTNGGLDITGASLIPYADDYFVQFINMILIILGAIGFPVLVEVQEVLKGRSKALNDRHKFSLFTKITTVTFFWLVVIGAVSIYLLERNAFFADKSWHETLFYSLFQSVTSRSGGLATMDVTQFSTETLFFMSVLMFIGASPSSVGGGIRTTTFAIMLLTIWNYAKGNSSIKVFDREIHQEDMLRSFIVIATSLMLCAGSVVLLNKTEPFSLMEIIFEVASAFGTTGLSMGITPDLSIFGKCLIMCLMFIGRIGIFTFLFIIRGDDTKDRFHYPTERIIIG